In endosymbiont of unidentified scaly snail isolate Monju, the following are encoded in one genomic region:
- a CDS encoding beta-ketoacyl-ACP synthase III, with product MSPRFARITGTGSYLPEKILTNHDLEKMVATSDEWIRERTGIVKRHIAADDETTCDLAEHAARRALAAAGRDPGEVDLIVLATTTPDKIFPSTACLLQARLGNHGATAFDIQAVCTGFIYALGVAEKFIRSGTHRCALVIGAETFSRLIDWTDRGTCVLFGDGAGAVVLEAADEPGILSTHLHADGSYEELLHVPGGVSRGFDIALEAGDPRYAQMRGNEVFKMAVRTLGRIVDETLEANGLKKSDIDWLVPHQANIRIISATARKLDMSMDKVVVTVDQHGNTSAASVPLALDTAVRDGRIQRGETLLLEAFGGGFTWGSALLKF from the coding sequence ATGAGCCCCCGTTTCGCCCGCATCACCGGCACCGGCAGCTACCTGCCGGAGAAGATCCTCACCAATCACGACCTCGAGAAGATGGTCGCGACTTCGGACGAGTGGATCCGCGAGCGCACCGGTATCGTCAAGCGTCACATTGCCGCGGACGACGAGACCACCTGCGACCTGGCCGAGCATGCCGCACGGCGTGCCCTGGCCGCCGCCGGGCGCGATCCTGGCGAGGTCGACCTGATCGTGCTGGCGACCACCACGCCGGACAAGATCTTTCCCAGCACCGCCTGCCTGTTGCAGGCGCGATTGGGCAACCACGGTGCCACGGCCTTCGACATACAGGCGGTGTGTACCGGTTTCATCTATGCCCTGGGCGTGGCCGAGAAGTTCATACGCTCGGGCACTCACCGCTGTGCCCTGGTGATTGGCGCCGAGACCTTCTCACGTCTGATCGACTGGACCGACCGCGGCACCTGCGTGCTGTTCGGCGACGGCGCCGGGGCAGTGGTGCTCGAGGCCGCCGACGAGCCGGGCATCCTCTCCACCCACCTGCACGCCGACGGCAGTTACGAGGAACTGCTGCACGTGCCCGGCGGGGTATCGCGTGGTTTCGATATCGCGCTGGAGGCGGGTGATCCCCGCTACGCCCAGATGCGCGGCAACGAGGTGTTCAAGATGGCGGTGCGCACCCTGGGGCGTATCGTGGACGAGACGCTCGAGGCCAACGGCCTGAAGAAGTCCGACATCGACTGGCTGGTGCCGCACCAGGCCAACATCCGCATCATCAGTGCCACGGCGCGCAAGCTCGACATGTCGATGGACAAGGTGGTGGTCACCGTTGACCAGCACGGCAACACCTCGGCCGCCTCGGTGCCGCTGGCGCTGGACACTGCGGTGCGCGATGGGCGTATCCAGCGCGGCGAGACCCTGTTGCTCGAGGCTTTCGGTGGCGGTTTTACCTGGGGTTCGGCCTTGCTGAAGTTCTGA
- a CDS encoding sodium ion-translocating decarboxylase subunit beta codes for MEAGFEALWQSMGIANMGWGQALMLCVGGLLMYLAIRKGFEPLLLLPIGFGCVLANIPVAGLAEDAVGHLLAEGTPEQLALLAQAIGSPVAQVAEAWKHASPAQHAAGLLAAEGMGYESGMLRMFYDVAIGSGVAPLLIFMGVGALTDFSALIAMPRTLLLGAAAQFGIFATLLGALALDLVPGFDFSLADASAIAIIGGADGPTAIFVASKLAPDLLGAIAVAAYSYMALVPITQPPIMRLLTTEAERRVEMSQLRPVGKLEKILFPLTVLALCALFLPSAAPLIGMLTFGNLLRESGVVERLSKAAQNEIINIVTIILGLSVGSKLQADKFLSVETLGILALGAIAFSIGTAAGVLMGKLMHRLSGGQVNPLIGAAGVSAVPMAARVVNKVGLEANHHNFLLMHAMGPNVAGVIGSAVAAGVLLAVVGH; via the coding sequence ATGGAAGCCGGTTTCGAGGCGCTCTGGCAGTCGATGGGGATTGCCAACATGGGTTGGGGGCAGGCGCTGATGCTCTGTGTCGGTGGCCTGTTGATGTATCTGGCCATCCGCAAGGGCTTCGAGCCTCTGTTGCTGCTGCCCATCGGTTTTGGCTGCGTGCTGGCCAACATCCCGGTCGCCGGGCTGGCCGAGGACGCGGTGGGACATCTGCTGGCCGAGGGCACCCCGGAGCAGCTCGCACTGCTGGCGCAGGCCATCGGCAGTCCCGTGGCGCAGGTGGCCGAGGCCTGGAAGCATGCCAGCCCGGCGCAGCATGCGGCCGGCCTGCTCGCCGCCGAGGGCATGGGCTACGAGTCGGGCATGCTGCGCATGTTCTACGACGTGGCCATCGGCTCCGGCGTGGCCCCGCTGCTGATCTTCATGGGGGTAGGGGCGCTGACCGACTTCAGCGCCCTGATCGCCATGCCGCGCACCCTGTTGCTGGGCGCGGCGGCCCAGTTCGGCATCTTCGCCACCCTGCTGGGGGCGCTGGCGCTCGACCTGGTGCCCGGTTTCGACTTCAGCCTGGCCGACGCCTCGGCGATCGCCATCATCGGCGGCGCGGACGGGCCGACGGCGATCTTCGTGGCTTCCAAGCTGGCGCCCGACCTGCTCGGCGCCATCGCCGTGGCGGCCTATTCCTACATGGCACTGGTGCCCATCACCCAGCCGCCGATCATGCGTCTGCTCACCACCGAGGCCGAGCGCCGGGTGGAGATGTCGCAACTGCGCCCGGTGGGCAAACTGGAGAAGATCCTGTTTCCGCTCACCGTGCTGGCGCTGTGCGCCCTGTTCCTGCCTTCGGCCGCGCCGCTGATCGGCATGCTCACCTTCGGCAACCTGTTGCGCGAGTCGGGTGTGGTGGAGCGTCTGAGCAAGGCGGCACAGAACGAGATCATCAACATCGTCACCATCATCCTCGGGCTGTCGGTGGGTTCCAAGCTGCAGGCCGACAAGTTCCTGAGCGTGGAGACGCTCGGCATCCTGGCGTTGGGAGCGATCGCCTTTTCCATTGGCACGGCTGCCGGGGTGCTGATGGGCAAGCTGATGCACCGCCTCTCCGGTGGGCAGGTGAACCCACTGATCGGTGCAGCCGGGGTGTCGGCGGTCCCCATGGCCGCGCGGGTGGTGAACAAGGTGGGTCTGGAGGCCAACCATCACAACTTTCTGCTGATGCACGCCATGGGGCCCAACGTGGCCGGCGTGATCGGCTCGGCGGTCGCTGCGGGCGTCCTGCTGGCGGTCGTAGGGCACTGA
- a CDS encoding OadG family protein produces the protein MALSEMLMSGLELMVLGMGMVFMFLAVLIVVMRGMSVLAARLEGEVEPPEAKPLAVSAGAASDLRLIAAISAAVTRYRSTRGA, from the coding sequence ATGGCGCTATCCGAGATGTTGATGTCCGGCCTCGAGTTGATGGTGCTCGGCATGGGCATGGTATTCATGTTCCTGGCGGTGCTGATCGTGGTCATGCGCGGCATGAGCGTGCTGGCCGCGCGCCTGGAGGGCGAGGTCGAGCCGCCGGAAGCCAAGCCGCTGGCCGTGAGTGCCGGCGCCGCGTCCGATCTCCGTCTGATCGCTGCCATCAGTGCCGCTGTCACCCGTTACCGTTCCACGCGTGGCGCCTGA
- the oadA gene encoding sodium-extruding oxaloacetate decarboxylase subunit alpha, with the protein MPENKLALTEVVLRDAHQSLFATRMRLDDMLPIAEKLDRVGFWSLETWGGATFDACIRYLGEDPWERLRALKQAMPNTPQQMLFRGQNILGYRHYADDVVRKFVERAAVNGIDVFRIFDAMNDLRNLETAVRATLEVGKHAQGAMSYTVSPVHDLDYWLNMARGLEDMGCHSICIKDMAGLLTPHTAFELVSRLKQTVSIPVALHSHATTGMSTAAILKAAEAGVDMVDTAISSMAMTYSHSATESVVAIHAGGERDTGLDLALLEEIAAHFREVRARYAKFEGSLKGIDSRILVAQVPGGMLTNMENQLREQNAADRLDEVLAEIPRVRKDLGYIPLVTPTSQIVGTQAVLNVLTGERYKTITKETAGVLRGEYGATPAPVDAALQARVLEDDEEPIVCRPADRLENELDSLVEQFDALAREKGFRVAENKIDDVLTWALFPQVGLKFLDHRDDPSAFEPVPGSEPEPAAVTALAASATGGPESYQVIVDGHAYSVTVGPDGSLDQMVPTNAAPAAPAAAPAAGGNGAGQPVPSPLAGTIFKVKVAEGQVVRSGEVVMVLEAMKMETEVRSPADGTVRSVAVKEGDAVQVGDTLLSLA; encoded by the coding sequence ATGCCCGAGAACAAGCTTGCCCTGACCGAGGTGGTGCTGCGCGATGCCCACCAGTCGTTGTTCGCCACGCGCATGCGCCTGGACGATATGCTGCCCATCGCCGAGAAGCTCGATCGCGTCGGCTTCTGGTCACTGGAGACCTGGGGTGGAGCCACGTTCGATGCCTGCATTCGCTACCTGGGTGAAGACCCCTGGGAACGGTTGCGCGCGCTCAAGCAGGCCATGCCCAACACGCCGCAGCAGATGCTGTTCCGCGGCCAGAACATCCTGGGCTATCGGCACTACGCCGACGATGTGGTGCGCAAGTTCGTCGAGCGCGCGGCGGTGAACGGCATCGATGTGTTCCGTATCTTCGACGCCATGAACGACCTGCGCAATCTCGAGACCGCGGTGCGCGCCACGCTGGAGGTCGGCAAGCACGCCCAGGGAGCCATGTCCTACACCGTCAGCCCGGTGCACGACCTGGACTACTGGCTGAACATGGCGCGCGGCCTGGAAGACATGGGTTGTCACTCCATCTGCATCAAGGACATGGCCGGGCTGCTCACCCCGCATACCGCCTTCGAGCTGGTCAGCCGCCTGAAGCAGACGGTCTCCATTCCGGTAGCGCTGCATTCGCACGCGACCACCGGCATGAGCACCGCGGCCATCCTCAAGGCCGCCGAAGCCGGCGTGGACATGGTCGATACCGCCATCTCCTCGATGGCCATGACCTACAGTCATTCGGCCACCGAATCGGTGGTCGCCATCCACGCGGGGGGCGAGCGCGACACTGGCCTCGACCTGGCGCTGCTCGAGGAGATCGCCGCACATTTCCGCGAAGTGCGCGCGCGCTATGCGAAGTTCGAGGGTTCGCTCAAGGGCATCGACTCGCGCATCCTGGTGGCCCAGGTGCCCGGCGGCATGCTCACCAACATGGAGAACCAGTTGCGGGAGCAGAATGCCGCCGACCGCTTGGACGAGGTGCTGGCCGAGATCCCACGGGTGCGCAAGGATCTGGGTTATATCCCGCTGGTCACGCCGACCTCGCAGATCGTCGGCACCCAGGCGGTGCTCAATGTGCTCACCGGCGAGCGTTACAAGACCATCACCAAGGAGACCGCCGGGGTGCTGCGTGGAGAGTACGGCGCCACACCCGCGCCGGTGGACGCGGCGCTCCAGGCGCGCGTGCTCGAAGACGATGAAGAGCCGATCGTCTGTCGTCCGGCCGACCGGCTGGAGAATGAACTGGACAGCCTGGTCGAACAGTTCGACGCCCTGGCCCGCGAAAAGGGCTTCCGGGTGGCCGAAAACAAGATCGACGACGTGCTCACCTGGGCATTGTTCCCGCAGGTGGGCTTGAAGTTCCTCGATCACCGCGACGATCCCTCGGCCTTCGAGCCGGTACCGGGCAGCGAGCCGGAACCCGCGGCCGTCACCGCCCTGGCGGCGTCCGCTACAGGTGGCCCCGAGTCCTACCAGGTGATCGTCGATGGCCATGCCTACAGCGTCACCGTGGGGCCGGACGGCAGTCTCGACCAGATGGTGCCAACGAATGCCGCCCCGGCCGCCCCGGCCGCTGCGCCGGCTGCAGGCGGCAACGGCGCGGGCCAGCCGGTGCCTTCGCCGCTGGCTGGCACCATCTTCAAGGTCAAGGTGGCCGAGGGCCAGGTCGTGCGCTCCGGTGAGGTGGTGATGGTGCTCGAGGCCATGAAGATGGAGACCGAGGTGCGTTCGCCCGCCGATGGCACGGTGCGTTCGGTCGCGGTCAAGGAAGGGGACGCCGTTCAGGTCGGCGACACCCTGCTCAGTCTGGCCTGA
- a CDS encoding Maf family protein, with amino-acid sequence MSINLVLASTSPFRAQLLTRLGLPFETDSPAVDESRLPDEAAEALVQRLARAKAEAVAGRHPDSLIIGSDQVAVIDGEILGKPGERERAIAQLQRASGKVVTFFTGLCLYNSRSGRSQVVCEPFRVHFRELDTHQITRYIDREQPLNCAGSFKSEGLGITLFRRLEGDDPNALIGLPLIRLTELLYNEGVFLP; translated from the coding sequence ATGTCGATCAACCTGGTACTCGCCTCGACCTCGCCCTTTCGCGCGCAATTGCTGACCCGTCTGGGCCTGCCATTCGAAACCGACTCGCCGGCGGTGGACGAAAGCCGCCTGCCCGACGAGGCAGCCGAGGCGCTGGTGCAACGCCTCGCCCGCGCCAAGGCCGAAGCCGTGGCAGGCCGGCATCCCGACAGCCTGATCATCGGTTCCGACCAGGTGGCGGTGATCGACGGCGAGATCCTGGGCAAACCGGGCGAACGCGAACGCGCCATCGCGCAGTTGCAGCGCGCCTCGGGCAAGGTGGTGACCTTCTTCACCGGCCTGTGTCTGTACAACAGCCGCAGCGGCCGCAGCCAGGTCGTCTGCGAACCTTTCCGGGTACACTTCCGCGAGCTGGACACACACCAGATCACGCGTTACATCGACCGCGAACAACCACTGAACTGTGCCGGCAGCTTCAAGTCGGAAGGACTGGGTATCACCCTGTTCCGGCGGCTCGAGGGGGACGACCCCAATGCCCTGATCGGCCTGCCGCTGATCCGCCTG
- the rpmF gene encoding 50S ribosomal protein L32, which produces MAVQQNRKTPSKRGMRRSHDALKPETLSVDPTSGETHLRHHVTPDGFYKGRKVVDK; this is translated from the coding sequence ATGGCAGTCCAACAGAACCGCAAGACCCCTTCCAAGCGCGGCATGCGCCGCTCGCACGATGCGCTCAAGCCCGAGACCCTGTCGGTCGATCCGACCTCCGGCGAGACCCACCTGCGTCACCACGTGACCCCGGACGGCTTCTACAAGGGCCGCAAGGTCGTGGACAAGTAA
- a CDS encoding YceD family protein produces MLSQLPEQADPRRLCEQGKRYEGRVALQDLARLAPLLTSTEGEAAFTLAFDHDETNRPRVRGTVRAELQVCCQRCLQSMPLAVDAAFQLSPVTGLGEAERLPAEYEPLLLDERLLRPMDLVEDELILAIPPAPRHAAADCGVDLADYRQESAPEASQRKESPFAALRALKRDSDD; encoded by the coding sequence ATGTTGTCGCAGCTTCCTGAACAGGCCGATCCCCGGCGGCTATGCGAGCAGGGGAAACGCTACGAAGGGCGCGTCGCATTGCAGGATCTGGCTCGTCTGGCGCCGCTTCTGACCTCCACGGAGGGCGAGGCGGCGTTTACGTTGGCGTTCGACCACGACGAGACCAACCGCCCGCGTGTGCGCGGCACGGTGCGTGCCGAGTTGCAGGTGTGCTGCCAGCGTTGCCTGCAGAGCATGCCGCTGGCGGTGGACGCGGCCTTCCAGCTCAGTCCGGTGACGGGTCTGGGCGAGGCCGAGCGTCTGCCGGCGGAGTACGAGCCGCTGCTGCTCGACGAGCGTCTGCTGCGCCCGATGGACCTGGTCGAGGACGAGTTGATCCTGGCCATCCCACCGGCACCGCGGCATGCGGCCGCCGATTGCGGTGTGGACCTGGCCGATTACCGGCAGGAGTCCGCCCCGGAGGCGTCGCAACGGAAGGAAAGTCCTTTCGCCGCCTTGCGGGCGCTGAAGCGCGACAGCGACGACTGA
- the plsX gene encoding phosphate acyltransferase PlsX, translating into MTTPITLALDAMGGDFGPSVVVPAAVAFARKQPDCHLVLVGQEEKIREHLPGGEPSAQLSIVHASQVVGMDEPPANALRGKKDSSMRVAINLVKSGEADACVSAGNTGALMATARFVLKTIPGVDRPAIITALPAIDGRTWVLDLGANIDSSAEHLMQFAVMGSELVTAVEGIESPTVGLLNIGAEEIKGVESVKQAHQLLRASALNYIGYVEGDDIYTREGLDIVVTDGFIGNVALKSSEGVAKMIRHFLGVEFRRNPLTRLAALVALPVLGNLKKRIDPRRYNGASLLGLRGIVVKSHGGADRFSFENAIGIARKEVEADIAGRITETVAAQLQQKASA; encoded by the coding sequence ATGACCACACCGATCACCTTGGCGTTGGACGCGATGGGCGGCGACTTCGGTCCCTCCGTCGTGGTGCCGGCGGCGGTCGCCTTTGCTCGCAAGCAACCGGACTGCCACCTGGTGCTGGTGGGGCAGGAGGAGAAGATCCGTGAGCACCTGCCCGGGGGTGAGCCGTCCGCGCAGCTCTCGATCGTGCACGCCTCGCAGGTGGTAGGCATGGATGAGCCGCCGGCCAATGCCCTGCGCGGCAAGAAGGACTCGTCCATGCGCGTGGCCATCAACCTGGTCAAGTCGGGCGAGGCCGATGCCTGTGTCAGCGCCGGCAATACCGGGGCGCTGATGGCCACCGCGCGCTTCGTGCTCAAGACCATCCCGGGGGTAGACCGGCCGGCCATCATCACCGCCTTGCCGGCGATCGACGGGCGTACCTGGGTGCTGGATCTGGGTGCCAACATCGATTCTTCGGCGGAGCACCTGATGCAGTTTGCGGTGATGGGGTCCGAGTTGGTGACCGCGGTCGAGGGGATCGAGTCTCCCACCGTGGGCCTGCTGAACATCGGCGCCGAGGAGATCAAGGGCGTGGAATCGGTCAAGCAGGCGCACCAGCTGCTGCGCGCCAGCGCCCTGAACTACATCGGTTATGTCGAGGGAGACGACATCTACACCCGCGAGGGACTGGATATCGTGGTTACCGACGGCTTCATCGGCAACGTGGCGCTCAAGAGCAGCGAGGGCGTGGCCAAGATGATCCGCCACTTCCTCGGCGTGGAGTTTCGCCGCAACCCGCTGACCCGCTTGGCGGCCCTGGTCGCCCTGCCGGTGCTTGGCAACTTGAAGAAACGCATCGACCCGCGCCGTTACAACGGCGCTTCGTTGCTCGGCCTGCGCGGCATCGTGGTCAAGAGCCACGGTGGCGCCGATCGCTTCTCGTTCGAGAACGCCATCGGCATCGCGCGCAAGGAGGTCGAGGCCGACATTGCCGGGCGTATCACCGAGACGGTGGCCGCGCAACTGCAACAGAAGGCCAGCGCATGA